A region from the Cannabis sativa cultivar Pink pepper isolate KNU-18-1 chromosome 9, ASM2916894v1, whole genome shotgun sequence genome encodes:
- the LOC115724059 gene encoding peroxidase 57-like, with the protein MRKMMMTIMVIMVMISSPCCVFGQLSNNFYRVSCPNAEQIIKQVVNEEFAKDPTITAGLLRMHFHDCFVKGCDASILINSTSNKPSEKTAGPNLTVRGYELIDEAKRRLEAACPSKVSCADIITLATRDSVVLAGGPNYIVPTGRRDGLVSNPNDVNLPGPSQSVTSAFQSFRAKGLTLNEMVVLLGAHTVGFANCNFFSSRLSNFQGTGKPDPAMDPALVTKLTQICATGSNPKAFLDQNTSNIFDNEFYRQIRLKRGVLKIDQELASDTTSSVLVSNLASNPIRFSQSFASAMIKMGRIEVLVGSAGEIRKSCGAFN; encoded by the exons ATGAGGAAAATGATGATGACGATTATGGTGATAATGGTTATGATATCATCTCCTTGTTGTGTTTTTGGTCAGCTAAGTAATAATTTCTATAGAGTGAGTTGCCCTAATGCTGAGCAGATTATAAAACAAGTTGTCAATGAAGAATTTGCAAAAGATCCTACCATTACTGCTGGCTTACTTCGTATGCACTTTCACGATTGCTTTGTTAAG GGTTGTGATGCATCAATATTAATCAACTCCACATCAAACAAGCCCTCCGAAAAAACCGCAGGTCCTAATTTGACTGTTCGAGGGTATGAACTCATCGACGAGGCTAAGAGAAGGCTCGAAGCAGCATGTCCTTCAAAAGTCTCATGTGCAGACATTATAACCTTAGCCACTCGTGATTCAGTTGTTTTAGCTGGTGGACCAAACTACATCGTTCCAACTGGCAGAAGAGATGGACTTGTCTCCAACCCTAACGATGTCAACTTGCCTGGTCCAAGTCAATCGGTCACCTCTGCTTTTCAATCTTTCAGAGCCAAAGGCCTAACCCTAAATGAAATGGTTGTTCTTCTCGGTGCACACACAGTGGGGTTTGCTAATTGTAATTTCTTCTCAAGTCGACTTTCAAATTTTCAAGGGACAGGCAAACCTGATCCTGCCATGGATCCTGCGTTGGTTACCAAACTAACACAAATATGTGCAACTGGAAGTAATCCAAAAGCCTTTTTGGATCAAAACACTAGTAATATTTTCGATAATGAATTTTACCGTCAAATACGTTTGAAGAGAGGGGTTCTAAAGATAGATCAAGAGCTTGCTTCAGATACTACTTCCTCTGTTCTTGTATCCAATTTGGCTTCGAATCCAATTCGATTCTCTCAAAGTTTCGCAAGTGCTATGATTAAGATGGGAAGAATCGAAGTTCTTGTGGGAAGTGCTGGTGAGATTAGAAAAAGTTGCGGAGCTTTTAATTAA